A DNA window from Peromyscus leucopus breed LL Stock chromosome 3, UCI_PerLeu_2.1, whole genome shotgun sequence contains the following coding sequences:
- the LOC114700280 gene encoding transcription factor SOX-5-like — MRQYFNVGQQAQIPIATAGVVYPGAIAMAGMPSPHLPSEHSSVSSSPEPGMPVIQSTYGVKGEEPHIKEEIQAEDINGEIYDEYDEEEDDPDVDYGSDSENHIAGQAN, encoded by the coding sequence GCAACAAGCACAGATTCCCATCGCAACTGCCGGAGTTGTGTACCCTGGAGCCATCGCCATGGCAGGAATGCCATCCCCTCACCTGCCCTCAGAGCACTCAAGTGTGTCCAGCAGCCCAGAGCCTGGGATGCCCGTGATTCAGAGCACTTACGGCGTGAAGGGAGAGGAGCCTCATATCAAAGAGGAAATCCAGGCTGAGGACATCAACGGAGAGATTTACGACGAGTATGATGAGGAAGAAGATGACCCAGATGTAGATTATGGGAGTGACAGCGAAAACCATATTGCAGGACAAGCCAACTGA